A single region of the Nocardioides aquaticus genome encodes:
- a CDS encoding DNA-3-methyladenine glycosylase, which translates to MTPAAAAALLAGPVEEVAPRLLGATVTAGGVVVRLTEVEAYDGDQDAGSHAFRGRTPRNAVMFGPAGRLYCYLSYGMHVCANVVTGPEGRASAVLLRGGEVVDGLAEARVRRGDRPDHELARGPANLCRALGVGLHHGGTELLGTASAVVLSLAPTAPTAPDARVAQGPRVGLTGAPDRPWRYWLAGERSVSAYRRSPRATPLQPPPDPPI; encoded by the coding sequence ATGACACCGGCTGCCGCAGCCGCCCTCCTCGCCGGTCCGGTGGAGGAGGTCGCACCCCGCCTGCTCGGGGCGACGGTCACCGCCGGCGGCGTGGTGGTGCGGCTGACCGAGGTGGAGGCCTACGACGGTGACCAGGACGCCGGGTCGCACGCCTTCCGGGGTCGGACGCCGCGCAACGCGGTGATGTTCGGCCCGGCCGGGCGGCTCTACTGCTACCTCTCCTACGGGATGCACGTCTGCGCCAACGTGGTGACCGGTCCCGAGGGGAGGGCGTCCGCGGTCCTGCTGCGCGGGGGCGAGGTCGTCGACGGGCTGGCCGAGGCCCGGGTACGCCGGGGCGACCGCCCCGACCACGAGCTCGCCCGGGGGCCGGCGAACCTCTGCCGAGCGTTGGGGGTCGGGCTGCACCACGGGGGGACCGAGCTGCTGGGCACGGCGTCGGCCGTGGTGCTGTCCCTGGCGCCGACAGCGCCGACGGCGCCCGACGCCCGGGTGGCGCAGGGCCCGCGGGTGGGACTGACCGGGGCGCCGGACCGGCCGTGGCGCTACTGGCTGGCGGGGGAGCGCAGCGTCTCGGCCTACCGCCGCAGCCCCCGCGCCACACCCCTGCAGCCCCCGCCCGACCCCCCGATTTGA
- the argH gene encoding argininosuccinate lyase: MTSPTGPTSPTGPTGPTVRGALWGGRFADGPSPELEALSRSTHFDWRLTPYDLAGSRAHARALHRAGLLDDEALAVLLGGLDALGERYAAGDLHPDPSDEDVHGALERLLLEEVGPEVGGRLRAGRSRNDQIATLFKVFLRDHVRVVSSQLLDLVDVLVAQADAHLGDRPTVMPGRTHLQHAQPVLLSHHLLAHAWPLLRDVDRLADWDRRVAGDSPYGSGALAGSSLGLDPEAVAAELGFTGSSANSIDGTAARDFVAELAYVTAQVGVDLSRLAEEVILWATREFAFVTLHDSWSTGSSIMPQKKNPDIAELARGKAGRLIGNLTGLMATLKALPLAYNRDLQEDKEPVFDSVDTLEVLLPAMSGMVATLVFDRDRLAELAPEGFSLATDVAEWLVREGVAFRVAHELAGACVRRCEELGVGLADLSEEQLAAVSPLLTPGVRDVLTVEGSVSSRSGRGGTAAVRVREQLAEVGTRAAALREALA, encoded by the coding sequence GTGACCAGCCCGACCGGCCCGACCAGTCCGACCGGCCCGACCGGCCCGACCGTGCGCGGAGCGCTCTGGGGCGGCCGGTTCGCCGACGGTCCCAGCCCCGAGCTCGAGGCGCTGTCGCGCTCGACGCACTTCGACTGGCGGCTCACGCCGTACGACCTGGCGGGGTCCCGGGCGCACGCCCGGGCCCTGCACCGCGCCGGCCTGCTCGACGACGAGGCGCTGGCGGTGCTCCTCGGCGGGCTCGACGCGCTGGGGGAGCGGTACGCCGCCGGCGACCTGCACCCCGACCCCTCCGACGAGGACGTGCACGGTGCGCTCGAGCGGCTGCTGCTGGAGGAGGTCGGGCCGGAGGTCGGCGGGCGGCTGCGGGCGGGCCGCAGCCGCAACGACCAGATCGCCACGCTGTTCAAGGTGTTCCTGCGTGACCACGTCCGCGTCGTCTCGTCGCAGCTGCTCGACCTCGTCGACGTCCTCGTCGCGCAGGCGGACGCGCACCTGGGGGACCGGCCGACCGTGATGCCGGGACGCACGCACCTGCAGCACGCCCAGCCGGTGCTGCTGTCCCACCACCTGCTCGCCCACGCCTGGCCGCTGCTGCGCGACGTCGACCGGCTGGCCGACTGGGACCGCCGCGTGGCGGGCGACTCGCCGTACGGGTCCGGCGCGCTGGCCGGGTCGAGCCTGGGCCTGGACCCGGAGGCGGTCGCCGCGGAGCTGGGGTTCACCGGGTCGAGCGCGAACTCGATCGACGGCACGGCCGCCCGCGACTTCGTCGCCGAGCTGGCCTACGTCACCGCCCAGGTCGGCGTGGACCTGTCCCGGCTCGCCGAGGAGGTCATCCTCTGGGCGACCAGGGAGTTCGCCTTCGTCACGCTCCACGACTCCTGGTCGACGGGGTCGAGCATCATGCCGCAGAAGAAGAACCCCGACATCGCGGAGCTCGCGCGGGGCAAGGCCGGACGGCTGATCGGCAACCTGACCGGGTTGATGGCGACGTTGAAGGCGCTGCCGCTGGCCTACAACCGGGACCTGCAGGAGGACAAGGAGCCGGTCTTCGACTCCGTGGACACCCTCGAGGTGCTGCTGCCGGCGATGAGCGGGATGGTCGCGACCCTGGTCTTCGACCGCGACCGGCTGGCCGAGCTGGCCCCCGAGGGGTTCTCGCTCGCCACCGACGTCGCGGAGTGGCTGGTGCGGGAGGGGGTCGCGTTCCGCGTCGCGCACGAGCTCGCCGGCGCCTGCGTGCGGCGGTGCGAGGAGCTCGGCGTCGGGCTCGCCGACCTCAGCGAGGAGCAGCTGGCCGCGGTCTCGCCGCTGCTGACGCCCGGGGTGCGCGACGTGCTGACCGTCGAGGGGTCCGTCTCCTCCCGCTCGGGACGCGGCGGCACCGCGGCGGTCCGGGTGCGCGAGCAGCTGGCCGAGGTCGGGACCCGCGCGGCCGCGCTGCGCGAGGCGCTGGCCTGA
- the glpD gene encoding glycerol-3-phosphate dehydrogenase, with translation MVTAARLGPEERARAWQDLGARELDVLVVGGGVTGAGVALDAATRGLRVAMVEQRDLASGTSSRSSKLFHGGLRYLEQMNFVLVREALKERELMLTRLAPHLVKPVKFLYPLKHRIWERPYVTAGLTLYDRMGGARSVPGHRQLTRTMARRIVPALKKDALTGALLYYDAQADDARHTMMVARTAASYGAAVLTSAKVEELLRAGERVVGARVTDVETGESHEVSARVVINCTGVWTDDVQEMAGGRGRFRVRASKGVHIVVPRDRINAEAGMILRTEKSVLFVIPWGTHWIIGTTDTDWDLDKAHPAASREDIDYILDHVNEVLSTPLTHDDIEGVYAGLRPLLAGESEASSQLSREHAVARPQPGLISIAGGKYTTYRVMAADAVDAAKEDLGPGVVDSVTENVPLVGAEGYQALANQVERLAREHGVPAWRVQHLLDRYGSLLTEVLHVAEGDSSLLQPVPGAEEYLRAELVYAVSHEGALHLDDLLARRTRISIESPDRGIVAARDTAELVAPVLGWDADRISDEVAAYEARVAAERESQSEGDDLTANAERLAAPDIRARAVGRALD, from the coding sequence ATGGTCACAGCAGCCCGTCTCGGACCCGAGGAGCGCGCCCGCGCCTGGCAGGATCTCGGTGCCCGCGAGCTCGACGTCCTGGTCGTCGGTGGCGGCGTCACCGGCGCCGGTGTCGCGCTCGACGCCGCGACACGGGGCCTGCGGGTGGCCATGGTCGAGCAGCGCGACCTGGCCTCCGGCACGTCCTCCCGCAGCTCCAAGCTCTTCCACGGGGGGCTGCGCTACCTCGAGCAGATGAACTTCGTGCTGGTGCGCGAGGCGCTCAAGGAGCGGGAGCTGATGCTGACCCGCCTCGCCCCCCACCTGGTGAAGCCGGTCAAGTTCCTGTACCCGCTGAAGCACCGCATCTGGGAGCGCCCCTACGTCACCGCCGGCCTCACGCTGTACGACCGGATGGGCGGCGCACGCTCGGTGCCCGGCCACCGCCAGCTGACGCGGACGATGGCGCGACGCATCGTCCCGGCGCTGAAGAAGGACGCGCTGACCGGCGCCCTGCTCTACTACGACGCCCAGGCCGACGACGCCCGGCACACGATGATGGTCGCCCGCACCGCCGCGTCGTACGGCGCGGCCGTGCTCACTTCGGCGAAGGTCGAGGAGCTGCTCCGCGCCGGCGAGCGGGTCGTGGGCGCCCGCGTCACCGACGTCGAGACCGGCGAGAGCCACGAGGTCAGCGCCCGCGTCGTCATCAACTGCACCGGCGTCTGGACCGACGACGTCCAGGAGATGGCCGGCGGCCGGGGCCGCTTCCGGGTGCGCGCCTCGAAGGGCGTGCACATCGTCGTCCCGCGCGACCGGATCAACGCCGAGGCCGGGATGATCCTGCGCACCGAGAAGTCCGTGCTGTTCGTCATCCCGTGGGGCACCCACTGGATCATCGGCACCACCGACACCGACTGGGACCTCGACAAGGCGCACCCCGCGGCCAGCCGCGAGGACATCGACTACATCCTCGACCACGTCAACGAGGTGCTCTCGACCCCGCTGACCCACGACGACATCGAGGGCGTGTACGCCGGTCTCCGCCCGCTGCTGGCCGGGGAGTCCGAGGCCAGCTCGCAGCTGTCCCGCGAGCACGCCGTCGCCCGGCCGCAGCCCGGCCTGATCTCGATCGCCGGCGGCAAGTACACGACCTACCGCGTGATGGCCGCCGACGCGGTCGACGCCGCCAAGGAGGACCTCGGTCCGGGCGTGGTCGACAGCGTGACGGAGAACGTCCCGCTGGTCGGCGCCGAGGGGTACCAGGCCCTGGCCAACCAGGTCGAGCGGCTCGCCCGCGAGCACGGCGTGCCGGCGTGGCGCGTCCAGCACCTGCTGGACCGGTACGGCTCGCTGCTCACCGAGGTGCTGCACGTCGCCGAGGGCGACTCGTCGCTGCTCCAGCCGGTGCCCGGTGCCGAGGAGTACCTCCGCGCCGAGCTCGTCTACGCCGTGAGCCACGAGGGGGCGCTGCACCTCGACGACCTCCTCGCCCGCCGGACGCGGATCTCGATCGAGAGCCCCGACCGCGGGATCGTCGCGGCCCGGGACACCGCCGAGCTGGTGGCGCCGGTGCTCGGCTGGGACGCCGACCGGATCTCCGACGAGGTCGCGGCGTACGAGGCGCGGGTCGCCGCGGAGCGGGAGTCGCAGTCCGAGGGCGACGACCTCACGGCCAACGCCGAACGGCTGGCCGCGCCCGACATCCGGGCCCGTGCGGTCGGCCGCGCGCTGGACTGA
- a CDS encoding MIP/aquaporin family protein — MLTDIFIPELLGTATLLLLGCGVVANAVLPKTNGNAGGFLMINFGWGLAVFAGVYVAVKSGAHINPAVTVGLLFAGDSGLSFGEVLTYFAGQLLGAFLGAVLCWVAYKKHFDEADALPADKLGVFSTAPGIHAPVWNVLTEVIGTFVLVFVIVAFGATPSGLGPLAVALLVVGIGASLGGPTGYAINPARDLGPRIAHALLPISDKGPSGWGYAWVPIVGPLIGGALGGYVAQLMDYASMV, encoded by the coding sequence TTGCTCACCGACATCTTCATCCCAGAACTCCTGGGGACCGCCACGCTGCTGCTGCTCGGCTGCGGCGTCGTCGCCAACGCCGTGCTCCCGAAGACCAACGGCAACGCCGGCGGCTTCCTGATGATCAACTTCGGGTGGGGGCTGGCGGTCTTCGCCGGCGTCTACGTGGCCGTCAAGTCGGGCGCGCACATCAACCCGGCCGTCACCGTCGGCCTCCTCTTCGCCGGGGACTCCGGCCTGTCGTTCGGCGAGGTGCTCACCTACTTCGCCGGCCAGCTGCTCGGCGCCTTCCTCGGCGCCGTGCTGTGCTGGGTGGCCTACAAGAAGCACTTCGACGAGGCCGACGCCCTGCCTGCGGACAAGCTGGGCGTCTTCAGCACCGCGCCCGGGATCCACGCCCCCGTCTGGAACGTCCTCACCGAGGTGATCGGCACCTTCGTGCTGGTCTTCGTCATCGTGGCCTTCGGGGCGACCCCGTCGGGCCTCGGCCCGCTCGCCGTGGCGCTGCTCGTCGTCGGCATCGGTGCCAGCCTCGGTGGTCCCACCGGTTACGCGATCAACCCGGCCCGTGACCTCGGCCCCCGCATCGCGCACGCGCTGCTGCCCATCTCGGACAAGGGCCCGAGCGGCTGGGGCTACGCCTGGGTGCCGATCGTCGGCCCCCTCATCGGCGGCGCGCTCGGCGGCTACGTCGCCCAGCTGATGGACTACGCGTCCATGGTCTGA
- the glpK gene encoding glycerol kinase GlpK, with product MADKTYVLAIDQGTTSTRAMIFDHAGQVVSSDQVEHEQIFPRAGWVEHDGLEIWGNTRKVIGGALSKANLNSGNIAAVGITNQRETALVWDRHTGQPVYNAIVWQDVRTQKIVDKLAADGGEERYKDVCGLPLATYFSGPKITWILDNVEGAREKAEAGDLIFGNTDTWVLWNLTGGAENDGEHVTDVTNASRTMLMDLSTLTWDESIAADMGIPMSMLPTIKSSSEIYGECKPGVLKGVPVAGILGDQQAATFGQACLEKGMAKNTYGTGNFMLLNTGTEQVPSENGLLTTICYKLGEEPVVYALEGSIAVTGSLVQWVRDNLGMISSAPEIEELAKKVDDNGGAYFVPAFSGLFAPHWRPDARGALVGLTRYVNKGHIARAVLESTAFQTREVSDAMDADSGVPLTELKVDGGMVVNETLMQFQADILGVDVVRPKVAETTALGAAYAAGLAVGYWANTDDITKNWGEDKRWSPSMEDGERERLMRNWKKAVTKTLDWVDDDVE from the coding sequence ATGGCTGACAAGACCTACGTCCTCGCGATCGACCAGGGCACCACGAGCACCCGCGCGATGATCTTCGACCACGCCGGGCAGGTCGTGTCCAGCGACCAGGTCGAGCACGAGCAGATCTTCCCGCGCGCCGGGTGGGTGGAGCACGACGGCCTCGAGATCTGGGGCAACACCCGCAAGGTCATCGGCGGCGCGCTGTCGAAGGCCAACCTGAACTCCGGCAACATCGCGGCGGTCGGCATCACCAACCAGCGCGAGACCGCGCTCGTCTGGGACCGGCACACCGGGCAGCCGGTCTACAACGCGATCGTCTGGCAGGACGTGCGTACCCAGAAGATCGTCGACAAGCTCGCCGCGGACGGCGGCGAGGAGCGGTACAAGGACGTCTGCGGCCTGCCGTTGGCGACCTACTTCTCCGGGCCGAAGATCACCTGGATCCTCGACAACGTCGAGGGCGCGCGGGAGAAGGCCGAGGCCGGGGACCTGATCTTCGGCAACACCGACACCTGGGTGCTGTGGAACCTCACCGGCGGCGCGGAGAACGACGGCGAGCACGTCACGGACGTCACCAACGCCAGCCGCACCATGCTGATGGACCTCTCCACGCTGACGTGGGACGAGTCGATCGCGGCCGACATGGGCATCCCGATGTCCATGCTGCCGACGATCAAGTCCTCCTCGGAGATCTACGGCGAGTGCAAGCCCGGCGTCCTCAAGGGCGTCCCGGTCGCCGGCATCCTCGGTGACCAGCAGGCCGCCACCTTCGGGCAGGCCTGCCTGGAGAAGGGGATGGCCAAGAACACCTACGGCACCGGCAACTTCATGCTGCTCAACACCGGTACCGAGCAGGTCCCGAGCGAGAACGGCCTGCTCACCACGATCTGCTACAAGCTCGGCGAGGAGCCCGTGGTCTACGCCCTGGAGGGGTCGATCGCGGTCACCGGGTCGCTGGTGCAGTGGGTGCGCGACAACCTCGGCATGATCTCCTCGGCCCCCGAGATCGAGGAGCTGGCCAAGAAGGTCGACGACAACGGTGGCGCGTACTTCGTCCCCGCGTTCTCCGGCCTCTTCGCCCCGCACTGGCGTCCCGACGCCCGCGGCGCGCTGGTGGGGCTGACCCGCTACGTCAACAAGGGCCACATCGCGCGGGCCGTGCTCGAGTCGACCGCCTTCCAGACCCGCGAGGTCTCCGACGCGATGGACGCCGACTCCGGGGTCCCGCTGACCGAGCTCAAGGTGGACGGCGGCATGGTCGTCAACGAGACGCTGATGCAGTTCCAGGCCGACATCCTCGGCGTGGACGTGGTGCGCCCGAAGGTCGCGGAGACCACGGCGCTCGGGGCCGCGTACGCCGCGGGGCTCGCCGTGGGCTACTGGGCCAACACCGACGACATCACCAAGAACTGGGGCGAGGACAAGCGCTGGAGCCCCTCGATGGAGGACGGCGAGCGGGAGCGGCTGATGCGGAACTGGAAGAAGGCCGTCACCAAGACCCTCGACTGGGTCGACGACGACGTGGAGTGA
- a CDS encoding HdeD family acid-resistance protein — translation MSKDWYTLSPTGLLARGVLGIAFGVMVMVWPITSGLAFVMLWGFWVLVDSLGSLGQTLRSDTTGRMWLGLLGLFGLVAAFLAIVTPAMTAVAATWAVGLWLLLRGGVELAGAFGAAGDTSRWLLVLSGVLSMLVGVLLVTNPGRSAIALAFWFGVSMVLWGAAHLGLALLVRRHRSVPASGSTAGDAALR, via the coding sequence ATGTCCAAGGACTGGTACACCCTGAGCCCGACCGGCCTGCTGGCGCGCGGAGTGCTGGGCATCGCCTTCGGCGTGATGGTGATGGTGTGGCCGATCACCTCCGGCCTGGCGTTCGTGATGCTCTGGGGGTTCTGGGTGCTCGTGGACTCGCTGGGGTCGCTCGGCCAGACGCTGCGCTCGGACACCACCGGCCGGATGTGGCTCGGCCTGCTCGGGCTGTTCGGCCTGGTGGCGGCCTTCCTCGCGATCGTGACGCCCGCGATGACGGCGGTCGCCGCCACCTGGGCCGTCGGGCTGTGGCTGCTGCTCCGCGGCGGTGTCGAGCTGGCCGGCGCCTTCGGCGCCGCGGGGGACACCTCGCGCTGGCTGCTGGTCCTCAGCGGCGTCCTGTCGATGCTGGTGGGCGTGCTGCTGGTGACGAACCCGGGACGCAGCGCGATCGCCCTGGCGTTCTGGTTCGGCGTCTCGATGGTGCTGTGGGGCGCCGCCCACCTCGGCCTCGCGCTCCTCGTGCGCCGGCACCGGAGCGTGCCCGCGAGCGGCAGCACCGCCGGTGACGCCGCCCTGCGATGA
- a CDS encoding SHOCT domain-containing protein yields the protein MDSFWDFFWLLLSAFFFLAYLVVLIQVLGDLLRDRELSGWWKAVWVVFLIVVPALTALVYLVVRGRGMAERGDEAAARAREAYRGASSGRTPVDQIATARTLLDSGAIDEAEYRTLKERALA from the coding sequence ATGGACAGCTTCTGGGACTTCTTCTGGCTCCTGCTCTCGGCGTTCTTCTTCCTCGCCTACCTCGTCGTCCTCATCCAGGTCCTCGGGGACCTGCTGCGCGACCGTGAGCTGTCGGGGTGGTGGAAGGCGGTCTGGGTGGTGTTCCTGATCGTCGTCCCGGCCCTCACGGCGCTGGTCTACCTCGTCGTGCGGGGTCGGGGGATGGCCGAGCGCGGCGACGAGGCCGCGGCCCGGGCCCGGGAGGCGTACCGGGGAGCGTCGTCGGGACGGACCCCGGTCGACCAGATCGCCACGGCCAGGACGCTGCTGGACAGCGGAGCCATCGACGAGGCGGAGTACCGCACGCTCAAGGAACGGGCCCTCGCCTAG